A single Lactuca sativa cultivar Salinas chromosome 8, Lsat_Salinas_v11, whole genome shotgun sequence DNA region contains:
- the LOC111893717 gene encoding vacuolar protein sorting-associated protein 2 homolog 3 translates to MNIFKKKPTPKEALRESKREMSNATRGIEREITALQLEEKKLVAEIKRTAKTGNEAATKILARQLVRLRQQIANLQSSRAQMRGIATHTQALAAHSSVAVGMKGATKAMAAMNKEMAPAKQMKVMQDFQKQSAQMDMTTEMMSDAIDDVLDDDEAEDETDDLTNQVLDEIGVDVASQLSSAPKGKIAGKNTEDASSSGIDELEKRLAALRG, encoded by the exons ATGAACATATTCAAGAAGAAACCCACCCCTAAAG AAGCACTTCGAGAGAGTAAACGAGAGATGTCCAATGCTACTAGAG GTATAGAGAGGGAAATCACAGCATTGCAGTTAGAG GAAAAGAAGCTTGTTGCTGAGATAAAGAGAACTGCTAAAACAGGAAATGAG GCAGCAACAAAGATTTTAGCACGCCAATTGGTGAGGCTTAGACAACAAATAGCCAACCTACAAAGTAGTCGGGCTCAAATGAGGGGCATAGCAACACATACACAG GCATTAGCTGCACACTCTTCTGTGGCTGTTGGGATGAAAGGTGCTACCAAGGCAATGGCAGCAATGAATAAG GAAATGGCTCCTGCAAAGCAAATGAAAGTGATGCAAGATTTCCAGAAGCAGTCTGCACAAATGGATATGACT ACTGAAATGATGTCAGATGCGATAGATGatgttcttgatgatgatgaAGCTGAGGATGAAACTGATGATCTCACCAACCAG GTGCTAGATGAGATTGGTGTGGATGTGGCTTCACAG TTATCCTCAGCTCCCAAAGGAAAAATTGCTGGGAAAAATACCGAGGATGCTAGCAG TTCCGGGATAGATGAACTTGAGAAAAGATTGGCAGCCCTACGAGGTTGA
- the LOC111893716 gene encoding casein kinase 1-like protein 10 isoform X1, producing the protein MDHIVGGKFKLGRKIGSGSFGELYLGVNIQSGEEVGVKLEPTKTKHPQLHYESKVYMLLQGGTGVPSLKWFGIEGEYNIMVIDLLGPSLEDLFNYCNRKFTLKTVLMLADQLINRVEFMHARSFLHRDLKPDNFLMGLGRKANQVYVIDFGLAKKYRDLQTHRHIPYRENKNLTGTARYASVNTHLGVEQSRRDDLESLGYVLMYFLRGSLPWQGLKAGTKKQKYDRISEKKMLTPIEVLCKSYPPEFTSYFHYCRSLRFEDKPDYSYLKRLFRDLFIREGYQFDYVFDWTILKYPQIGASSRERPQTGNAAGGQTSAEKTGRPSGGQDRLHGDAPYSRRNPPGGTRPEHSRTRISENQQTDSEKVRSSRNGNLSKHLSSSRPGSSAEATDGRSSRVISSSGSRLSTTQRGAQPTTSKPGREDPLRSFEFLQIRK; encoded by the exons ATGGATCATATTGTTGGTGGAAAGTTTAAGCTTGGGAGGAAGATTGGGAGCGGATCATTTGGTGAGCTTTATTTAG GTGTTAATATTCAAAGTGGGGAAGAAGTTGGCGTTAAACTG GAACCCACGAAGACAAAACATCCTCAACTTCATTATGAATCAAAAGTATATATGCTTCTCCAGGGAGGAA CGGGTGTACCTAGTCTTAAGTGGTTTGGAATTGAGGGTGAGTACAATATCATGGTGATTGACCTCCTTGGACCAAGTCTGGAAGATCTTTTCAACTATTGCAATAGAAAATTTACCTTGAAGACTGTTCTAATGCTTGCAGATCAACTA ATTAATAGAGTTGAGTTCATGCATGCAAGGAGTTTTCTTCACCGTGACCTAAAGCCTGACAATTTTTTAATGGGCCTGGGCCGCAAAGCAAATCAG GTGTACGTCATTGATTTTGGGCTTGCAAAAAAGTATAGGGATCTTCAAACTCATAGACACATACCTTACAG GGAAAACAAGAATCTGACTGGCACGGCTCGTTATGCTAGTGTCAACACACACCTTGGGGTTG AACAAAGTAGGCGGGATGATTTGGAATCTCTTGGTTATGTTCTTATGTATTTCTTAAGAGGAAG CCTTCCATGGCAGGGACTGAAAGCGGGAACCAAAAAACAGAAATATGACAGGATAAGTGAAAAGAAGATGTTGACTCCAATAGAG GTGCTGTGCAAATCATATCCACCAGAGTTCACATCCTACTTTCATTATTGTCGATCATTGAGATTTGAAGACAAGCCAGATTATTCATATTTGAAAAGGCTTTTCCGCGACTTGTTTATTCGTGAAG GCTATCAATTCGACTATGTTTTCGATTGGACAATATTGAAGTATCCACAAATCGGAGCCAGCTCACGAGAACGA cCACAAACTGGGAATGCTGCTGGTGGTCAAACATCCGCAGAAAAAACAGGAAGACCCTCAG GTGGACAAGATAGACTCCATGGTGACGCACCATACTCTAGAAGAAATCCGCCAGGTGGCACCCGCCCGGAACATTCCAGAACCAGAATTTCAGAaaac CAGCAAACTGATTCAGAGAAAGTGCGGTCCTCTCGAAATGGGAATTTGTCGAAACACCTAAGCAGCAGCAGACCTGGATCTTCAGCTGAAGCGACAGATGGCAGATCGAGCCGAGTGATTTCGAGTAGTGGGTCCCGTTTATCAACCACTCAAAGAGGAGCCCAACCCACTACTTCAAAGCCTGGTCGTGAAGATCCTCTTCGAAGCTTTGAGTTTCTCCAAATCAGGAAGTAA
- the LOC111893716 gene encoding casein kinase 1-like protein 10 isoform X2 produces MDHIVGGKFKLGRKIGSGSFGELYLGVNIQSGEEVGVKLEPTKTKHPQLHYESKVYMLLQGGTGVPSLKWFGIEGEYNIMVIDLLGPSLEDLFNYCNRKFTLKTVLMLADQLINRVEFMHARSFLHRDLKPDNFLMGLGRKANQVYVIDFGLAKKYRDLQTHRHIPYRENKNLTGTARYASVNTHLGVEQSRRDDLESLGYVLMYFLRGSLPWQGLKAGTKKQKYDRISEKKMLTPIEVLCKSYPPEFTSYFHYCRSLRFEDKPDYSYLKRLFRDLFIREGYQFDYVFDWTILKYPQIGASSRERPQTGNAAGGQTSAEKTGRPSGGQDRLHGDAPYSRRNPPGGTRPEHSRTRISENQTDSEKVRSSRNGNLSKHLSSSRPGSSAEATDGRSSRVISSSGSRLSTTQRGAQPTTSKPGREDPLRSFEFLQIRK; encoded by the exons ATGGATCATATTGTTGGTGGAAAGTTTAAGCTTGGGAGGAAGATTGGGAGCGGATCATTTGGTGAGCTTTATTTAG GTGTTAATATTCAAAGTGGGGAAGAAGTTGGCGTTAAACTG GAACCCACGAAGACAAAACATCCTCAACTTCATTATGAATCAAAAGTATATATGCTTCTCCAGGGAGGAA CGGGTGTACCTAGTCTTAAGTGGTTTGGAATTGAGGGTGAGTACAATATCATGGTGATTGACCTCCTTGGACCAAGTCTGGAAGATCTTTTCAACTATTGCAATAGAAAATTTACCTTGAAGACTGTTCTAATGCTTGCAGATCAACTA ATTAATAGAGTTGAGTTCATGCATGCAAGGAGTTTTCTTCACCGTGACCTAAAGCCTGACAATTTTTTAATGGGCCTGGGCCGCAAAGCAAATCAG GTGTACGTCATTGATTTTGGGCTTGCAAAAAAGTATAGGGATCTTCAAACTCATAGACACATACCTTACAG GGAAAACAAGAATCTGACTGGCACGGCTCGTTATGCTAGTGTCAACACACACCTTGGGGTTG AACAAAGTAGGCGGGATGATTTGGAATCTCTTGGTTATGTTCTTATGTATTTCTTAAGAGGAAG CCTTCCATGGCAGGGACTGAAAGCGGGAACCAAAAAACAGAAATATGACAGGATAAGTGAAAAGAAGATGTTGACTCCAATAGAG GTGCTGTGCAAATCATATCCACCAGAGTTCACATCCTACTTTCATTATTGTCGATCATTGAGATTTGAAGACAAGCCAGATTATTCATATTTGAAAAGGCTTTTCCGCGACTTGTTTATTCGTGAAG GCTATCAATTCGACTATGTTTTCGATTGGACAATATTGAAGTATCCACAAATCGGAGCCAGCTCACGAGAACGA cCACAAACTGGGAATGCTGCTGGTGGTCAAACATCCGCAGAAAAAACAGGAAGACCCTCAG GTGGACAAGATAGACTCCATGGTGACGCACCATACTCTAGAAGAAATCCGCCAGGTGGCACCCGCCCGGAACATTCCAGAACCAGAATTTCAGAaaac CAAACTGATTCAGAGAAAGTGCGGTCCTCTCGAAATGGGAATTTGTCGAAACACCTAAGCAGCAGCAGACCTGGATCTTCAGCTGAAGCGACAGATGGCAGATCGAGCCGAGTGATTTCGAGTAGTGGGTCCCGTTTATCAACCACTCAAAGAGGAGCCCAACCCACTACTTCAAAGCCTGGTCGTGAAGATCCTCTTCGAAGCTTTGAGTTTCTCCAAATCAGGAAGTAA